The Cryptosporangium phraense genome has a window encoding:
- a CDS encoding MEKHLA domain-containing protein: MARLVTTRGADFAELLFASYAELIGDPLVPEGTPDPAAWLYEAPFGLLAHNTDPDPTFVYANLTAQHHFEYTWDEFVGLPSRLSAGEEDREARRVLLDGVRARGYSNDYRGPRVAKSGRRFWIADATVWNLVTDAGLAGQAALIRRWENEA, encoded by the coding sequence ATGGCCCGATTAGTAACGACCCGCGGCGCGGACTTCGCCGAGCTGCTCTTCGCCAGCTACGCCGAGCTCATCGGCGACCCGCTGGTGCCGGAGGGCACGCCTGACCCGGCCGCCTGGCTGTACGAGGCCCCGTTCGGGCTCCTCGCGCACAACACCGACCCCGACCCGACGTTCGTCTACGCGAACCTCACCGCCCAGCACCACTTCGAGTACACCTGGGACGAGTTCGTCGGCCTACCCTCCCGCCTCTCGGCCGGCGAGGAAGACCGCGAGGCCCGCCGGGTGCTGCTCGACGGCGTCCGGGCGCGGGGCTACTCCAACGACTACCGCGGTCCCCGCGTGGCGAAGTCCGGCCGCCGGTTCTGGATCGCCGACGCGACCGTCTGGAATCTGGTGACCGACGCCGGCCTGGCCGGCCAGGCCGCGCTGATCCGTCGCTGGGAGAACGAAGCGTAG
- a CDS encoding Fic family protein → MLFPTPALSQIDERVLGEIDSMRDVLRRQLRSTPSKWTDGLRKYLTADAVAASNSIEGFKVSTVDVEDLMDGERDVEVSDENRAETLAYQQMMTYIQSLHDYADFSYSKGLLNALHWMLQGHRHTARKPAGQWRRGPVYVTDPRDPSIAAYTGPDPDTVPGLMAELIDWLNADDGDHPLVRAAMAHLQLVSIHPWADGNGRMSRSLQTLMIAREGVLAPELSSIEAWLGRPGNTWEYYRELNARGATYLPDQQVSSWIRFNLTAYHQQSQTVQGRFDRSGRVWTALVDFAGSSGLDERMMTALHDVAMTGRVRRSRYEHAEGLSLQQAQRDLRDLTTAQLLQPIGRTRARYYTAGPRFPESALGVARTPMSLRNPYVD, encoded by the coding sequence ATGCTGTTCCCGACTCCAGCGCTCAGCCAGATCGACGAGCGAGTGCTCGGTGAGATCGACAGCATGCGGGACGTGTTGCGACGTCAGCTGCGAAGTACACCGTCGAAATGGACTGACGGCCTCCGGAAATATCTGACGGCCGATGCCGTCGCCGCCTCGAACTCGATCGAAGGCTTCAAGGTGTCGACCGTCGACGTCGAGGATCTGATGGACGGCGAGCGAGACGTCGAAGTCTCCGACGAGAACCGCGCGGAGACCCTCGCCTACCAGCAGATGATGACGTACATCCAGTCGCTCCACGACTACGCGGACTTCAGCTACAGCAAAGGCCTGCTGAACGCACTGCATTGGATGCTCCAGGGACATCGTCACACCGCGCGGAAGCCGGCGGGCCAGTGGCGTCGGGGTCCCGTCTACGTAACTGATCCCCGCGACCCGAGCATCGCCGCCTACACCGGCCCGGACCCCGACACCGTCCCCGGGCTGATGGCCGAACTCATCGATTGGCTCAACGCGGACGACGGCGACCATCCGTTGGTGCGTGCCGCCATGGCGCACCTGCAACTGGTGTCCATCCATCCGTGGGCGGACGGGAACGGACGCATGTCCCGTTCGCTGCAGACGCTCATGATCGCGCGCGAGGGAGTCCTGGCTCCGGAGCTCTCGTCGATCGAGGCGTGGCTCGGCCGGCCCGGCAACACCTGGGAGTACTACCGCGAGCTCAACGCGCGGGGCGCGACCTACCTTCCTGACCAGCAAGTCTCGAGCTGGATCCGGTTCAACCTGACCGCTTACCACCAGCAGTCGCAGACCGTCCAGGGCAGATTCGACCGCTCCGGTCGCGTCTGGACCGCGCTCGTCGATTTCGCCGGGAGCTCCGGCCTCGACGAGCGAATGATGACCGCGCTGCACGACGTGGCGATGACCGGCCGGGTCCGCCGCTCACGCTATGAGCACGCGGAGGGCCTGAGTCTGCAGCAAGCGCAACGCGATCTCCGCGATCTCACCACTGCTCAGCTTCTCCAGCCCATCGGCCGAACGCGGGCGCGCTACTACACGGCCGGCCCGCGATTCCCGGAGTCGGCGCTCGGCGTCGCCCGTACGCCCATGAGCCTGCGCAATCCCTACGTCGACTAG
- a CDS encoding DUF1579 domain-containing protein: protein MSSLDFLVGTFIGAEQVHPSPWTGRHDAEGEVTGVAELAGAIVVQRQVQRRDGEVTFEAVNVFQLDPATGATLLYSFDSVGYPPDPCSRGTWEDGTLVLHRATARGEARTTYTPSSDGYAWTKDFRAPGATDWSPVISGRLTTAF from the coding sequence ATGTCGTCACTCGACTTCCTCGTCGGCACCTTCATCGGCGCCGAGCAGGTGCACCCGTCGCCGTGGACCGGGAGGCACGACGCCGAGGGCGAGGTCACCGGCGTGGCCGAGCTCGCCGGCGCGATCGTCGTCCAACGGCAGGTTCAGCGGCGCGACGGTGAGGTCACGTTCGAGGCGGTCAACGTCTTCCAGCTCGACCCGGCCACCGGCGCGACCCTGCTGTACTCGTTCGACTCGGTCGGCTACCCGCCGGACCCGTGCTCCCGCGGCACTTGGGAAGACGGCACCCTCGTGCTCCACCGCGCCACGGCGCGCGGCGAGGCGCGCACGACCTACACGCCGTCCTCCGACGGCTACGCCTGGACCAAGGACTTCCGCGCCCCCGGCGCGACCGACTGGTCCCCGGTGATCTCCGGCCGCCTGACCACCGCTTTCTAG
- a CDS encoding MarR family winged helix-turn-helix transcriptional regulator translates to MDPEGLMGLTIYLLSQTARLGKRTLDDRLAEQGLRLRHMAVLAALADGGPVAQQELSQRLRIDPGDLTGVVDVLEAQHLVTRTVDPGDRRRRVVRPTDAGTRRLAELEALAEAVADELLAPLTPERRRRLHEDLDVVLRAARARPS, encoded by the coding sequence ATGGATCCCGAAGGGCTCATGGGGCTGACGATCTACCTGCTGTCGCAGACCGCGCGCCTCGGCAAGCGGACGCTGGACGACCGGCTGGCCGAGCAGGGGCTGCGGCTGCGGCACATGGCGGTGCTCGCCGCGCTGGCCGACGGCGGGCCGGTTGCTCAGCAGGAACTGTCGCAACGACTCCGGATCGATCCGGGTGACCTGACCGGGGTGGTCGACGTCCTGGAGGCACAGCACCTCGTGACGCGGACCGTCGATCCCGGCGACCGGCGCCGGCGGGTGGTGAGGCCGACGGACGCGGGGACGCGTCGGCTGGCCGAGCTCGAGGCGCTGGCCGAGGCGGTGGCGGACGAGCTCCTGGCGCCGTTGACCCCGGAGCGCCGTCGCCGCCTGCACGAGGACCTCGACGTAGTACTGCGCGCGGCCCGCGCGCGGCCGAGCTGA
- a CDS encoding ATP-binding protein, giving the protein MSTYVPRLIDIELAEVLAAHPATLVVGPRACGKTTSTRRLCRSVLRLDVPAQAAVVRADPDAALRDLPEPVLIDEWQLVPEILGAVKRAVDDDPRPGRFILTGSSQTDLTVAGWPATGRIVRLTMHPLVGRERHGDPTAPSLIDRLLSDGGDGLVSPPTDWNVHQYVAEALTSGWPEALRAPTDRARDRWLTSYIDHLVTREAPGLRIVRDPVRMRRYLQLLAANTAGIPTHKLLFDAVGVSRETAVGYDDLLDTLMITQRVPAWAGSRTDRAIRQPKRYLTDPGLLGPLLRVDQRRVLRDGDLFGRLLDTFVAAQLRAECDASIVGADLFHYRDANGRHEVDLIVEARDGSLVPIEVKAGAAPSLSDARHLRWFQERAGSNFAVGLVVHTGPRVFRLADKILAVPIASLWT; this is encoded by the coding sequence GTGAGCACCTACGTCCCCCGACTGATCGACATCGAGCTCGCCGAGGTTCTGGCGGCCCACCCGGCCACCCTCGTCGTCGGTCCCCGCGCGTGCGGCAAGACGACCTCCACCCGTCGGCTGTGCCGGTCCGTTCTCCGGTTGGACGTCCCGGCGCAGGCCGCGGTCGTTCGAGCCGATCCTGACGCGGCCCTCCGAGACCTGCCCGAACCGGTCTTGATCGACGAATGGCAGCTCGTCCCGGAAATCCTCGGCGCGGTCAAGCGAGCAGTGGACGACGACCCCCGGCCGGGGAGATTTATCCTCACCGGGTCGTCACAGACGGACCTCACGGTGGCGGGCTGGCCGGCGACCGGCCGGATCGTCCGGCTGACCATGCATCCACTCGTCGGCCGGGAGCGTCACGGTGACCCGACGGCCCCGTCGTTGATCGACCGGCTTCTCTCGGACGGGGGCGACGGCTTGGTCAGTCCCCCGACCGATTGGAACGTGCATCAGTACGTGGCCGAAGCGCTGACCAGCGGATGGCCGGAAGCGCTTCGGGCACCGACCGATCGCGCCCGAGACCGCTGGCTGACCAGCTACATCGACCATCTCGTCACTCGCGAGGCGCCGGGCCTCCGCATCGTGCGAGATCCCGTTCGAATGCGGAGGTACCTGCAACTCCTCGCCGCCAACACAGCCGGGATCCCGACTCACAAACTGCTCTTCGATGCGGTCGGCGTCAGCCGGGAGACCGCCGTCGGCTACGACGACCTGCTGGACACGCTGATGATCACGCAGCGAGTTCCGGCCTGGGCGGGGAGTCGGACCGACCGGGCGATTCGGCAGCCGAAGCGATATCTCACCGATCCGGGATTGTTGGGTCCACTACTCCGCGTCGACCAACGTCGCGTCCTCCGGGACGGAGACCTTTTCGGGCGCCTTCTCGACACCTTCGTGGCCGCCCAGCTACGCGCCGAGTGCGACGCGAGCATCGTCGGTGCTGACCTCTTCCACTACCGGGATGCGAACGGCCGTCACGAGGTCGATCTGATCGTCGAGGCCCGCGACGGCAGCCTCGTCCCCATCGAGGTGAAAGCGGGCGCCGCGCCGTCTCTCTCCGATGCCAGGCATCTTCGATGGTTCCAGGAGCGCGCCGGGTCGAATTTCGCGGTCGGACTCGTCGTCCATACCGGACCGCGGGTCTTCCGGCTCGCCGACAAGATCCTCGCCGTTCCCATTGCCAGCCTTTGGACGTGA
- a CDS encoding phosphotransferase encodes MGDVELSGGGRTSVHRRGDVVVRDAGPWTPAVHHLLRHLERVGFDGAPRLVGSGFDAAGRETLTFIDGEFTQPGPWSLEGAAAVGDLLRRLHLATADYRPPPGAIWYPWHSRGRGFGHCDVAPWNIVARDGLPVALIDWETAGPVDPEVELAQACWLNAKLHDDVVAEREGLPPVADRARQLRAMVDAYGLPRSARQGFFDVLVEFVVHDTVNETDGITPETTSPTALWAITWRARAAGWLLRNRRVLENALV; translated from the coding sequence GTGGGCGACGTCGAATTGAGTGGTGGTGGGCGGACCTCGGTCCATCGCCGGGGGGACGTCGTCGTCCGGGACGCCGGACCGTGGACTCCGGCCGTCCATCACCTCCTCCGCCACCTCGAACGGGTCGGCTTCGACGGCGCTCCGCGCCTGGTGGGCTCCGGGTTCGACGCGGCCGGCCGCGAGACCCTGACCTTCATCGACGGCGAGTTCACCCAGCCCGGCCCCTGGAGCCTGGAGGGCGCCGCCGCCGTCGGCGACCTCCTCCGGCGGCTCCACCTCGCCACGGCCGACTACCGGCCTCCGCCCGGCGCGATCTGGTACCCGTGGCACAGCCGCGGCCGCGGGTTCGGGCACTGCGACGTCGCCCCCTGGAACATCGTCGCCCGCGACGGGCTCCCGGTCGCCCTCATCGATTGGGAGACCGCCGGTCCGGTCGACCCGGAGGTCGAGCTCGCTCAGGCCTGCTGGCTGAACGCCAAGCTCCACGACGACGTCGTGGCTGAGCGCGAAGGGCTTCCTCCGGTCGCCGACCGGGCCCGCCAGCTCCGCGCGATGGTCGACGCCTATGGTCTGCCGCGGAGCGCGCGCCAGGGTTTTTTCGACGTTCTGGTCGAGTTCGTCGTGCACGACACGGTCAACGAAACCGACGGGATCACGCCGGAGACGACGTCCCCGACCGCGCTGTGGGCGATCACCTGGCGGGCCCGGGCGGCCGGCTGGCTGTTGCGCAACCGCCGGGTGCTCGAGAACGCGCTCGTCTGA
- a CDS encoding uridine kinase family protein, whose translation MRLHPGEPEATGWRVVPIAEVVGRLRATAPRIIGIDGRGGAGKTTLAERLRVAVPNSAVVHTDDVAWNHAYFDWAGVLTENILRPVRRGEAVDFRPDAWVAHGRPGSITVPAGVDVVWVEGTGVIRAELAEWLDASIWMQGDLDEQERLLVLRDGDSPDQREHVRRWLEEELPFLLREQPWAHATLLVAGPPHLPHDSATELIVTVPRPPAGGMLAR comes from the coding sequence ATGCGCCTCCATCCCGGGGAGCCCGAGGCCACCGGCTGGCGGGTCGTGCCCATCGCGGAGGTCGTCGGGCGCCTGCGTGCGACCGCGCCCCGGATCATCGGGATCGACGGCCGCGGCGGCGCAGGCAAGACGACGCTGGCCGAGCGGCTGCGCGTCGCGGTGCCGAACTCGGCCGTCGTGCACACCGACGACGTCGCCTGGAACCACGCCTACTTCGACTGGGCCGGCGTGCTCACCGAGAACATCCTGCGGCCGGTGCGCCGGGGCGAAGCGGTGGACTTCCGCCCGGACGCCTGGGTCGCCCACGGCCGGCCCGGTTCGATCACGGTCCCGGCCGGCGTCGACGTCGTCTGGGTCGAGGGCACCGGGGTCATCCGCGCGGAGCTCGCCGAGTGGCTGGACGCGTCGATCTGGATGCAGGGTGACCTCGACGAACAGGAACGCCTCCTGGTGCTCCGCGACGGCGACTCGCCCGATCAGCGGGAGCACGTCAGGAGGTGGCTCGAGGAGGAACTGCCGTTTCTGCTCCGCGAGCAGCCTTGGGCCCACGCGACCCTGCTCGTCGCCGGGCCGCCGCACCTGCCCCACGACTCGGCTACCGAGCTGATCGTCACCGTTCCGCGACCCCCGGCTGGGGGGATGCTGGCTCGGTGA
- a CDS encoding S66 peptidase family protein has translation MTPVELLRPRALTPGDLVVVASLSGPLEAAYVPDLERAVGVLERMGFRVRLAPLLQAGRRRWWSAADPAEIADELNVLLRDPEVRAIIAHDGGQTAFGYLDLIDVEAITADPKPILGYSDISLLHLVLYARTGLVGFHADLATPGLGGAWQAASVARQRELETLYATLLTSVEPIGALPGGPSWETWRPGRAEGVLIGGVINRIALVQATRYALPLERFDGAVLFWEEMGGQAAYVWSYLQVLRHAGILDRIAGMVVGIPREIAGLDGSPTLAEIVLDVLGDRDIPVLGNVEFGHAGPNLPMPVGVRVALDAHERSLSLLEPAVRPMTPAERCAPAG, from the coding sequence GTGACTCCCGTCGAACTGCTGCGACCTCGGGCTCTGACGCCGGGGGATCTCGTCGTCGTCGCGTCGCTGTCCGGGCCGCTGGAGGCGGCGTACGTGCCCGACCTCGAACGGGCGGTGGGCGTGCTCGAGCGGATGGGATTCCGGGTGCGTCTCGCGCCGCTGCTCCAGGCCGGGCGACGCCGCTGGTGGAGCGCGGCCGATCCCGCGGAGATCGCCGACGAGCTCAACGTCCTGCTGCGTGACCCCGAGGTCCGGGCGATCATCGCGCACGACGGAGGCCAGACGGCGTTCGGCTACCTCGACCTGATCGACGTCGAGGCGATCACCGCCGACCCCAAACCGATCCTGGGCTACAGCGACATCTCGCTGTTGCACCTGGTGCTCTACGCCCGCACGGGCTTGGTCGGGTTCCACGCCGACCTCGCCACGCCTGGTCTCGGTGGGGCTTGGCAGGCGGCGTCCGTGGCCCGCCAGCGGGAACTGGAGACGCTCTACGCAACGCTGCTGACCAGCGTCGAGCCGATCGGTGCGCTGCCGGGCGGACCGTCGTGGGAAACCTGGCGTCCCGGTCGCGCCGAGGGGGTGCTGATCGGTGGGGTGATCAATCGGATCGCGCTGGTTCAGGCGACGCGTTATGCGCTGCCGCTCGAACGGTTCGACGGGGCGGTGCTGTTCTGGGAGGAGATGGGCGGTCAGGCGGCCTACGTCTGGAGCTATCTGCAGGTGCTGCGGCACGCCGGCATCCTTGACCGGATCGCCGGCATGGTCGTGGGCATCCCGCGCGAGATCGCCGGACTCGACGGGTCGCCGACTCTGGCGGAGATCGTCCTCGACGTGCTCGGCGACCGCGACATCCCGGTCTTGGGAAACGTCGAGTTCGGCCACGCCGGGCCGAACCTGCCGATGCCGGTCGGCGTCCGGGTGGCCCTCGACGCGCACGAGCGGAGCTTGTCGCTCCTGGAGCCGGCCGTACGCCCTATGACGCCAGCTGAGCGCTGCGCGCCGGCTGGTTGA
- a CDS encoding helix-turn-helix transcriptional regulator: protein MVRLPLTPEEVERGQRLGALLRRARGERSMLDTALDAGVSPETLRKIESGRVATPAFPTVAAIADVVGLSLDAVWAEINQPARSAQLAS, encoded by the coding sequence ATGGTCAGGTTGCCGCTCACTCCCGAAGAGGTCGAACGCGGGCAGCGCCTCGGGGCCCTGCTGCGCCGGGCCCGGGGCGAACGCTCGATGCTCGACACCGCGCTCGACGCGGGCGTCTCGCCGGAGACCCTGCGGAAGATCGAGTCCGGCCGCGTCGCCACCCCGGCGTTCCCGACGGTCGCCGCCATCGCCGACGTCGTCGGTCTCTCTCTCGACGCCGTCTGGGCCGAGATCAACCAGCCGGCGCGCAGCGCTCAGCTGGCGTCATAG
- the map gene encoding type I methionyl aminopeptidase, which produces MIEILNPTDLPRARETGALVARILQTMKSRSTVGTNLLDIDRWTQEMIVEAGAQSCYVDYEPSFGRGPFGHYICTSVNDAVLHGKPFDYALADGDLLSLDLAVSLDGVVADSAISFVVGSSGTPADQAMISATERALKAGIAAARPGARIGDLSYAIGTVLSEAGYQINTEFGGHGVGSTMHQDPHVSNTGRPGRGYKLRPGLLLALEPWIMADTAELVTDKDGWTLRSVTGARTAHSEHTIFITEDGAEIMTLPK; this is translated from the coding sequence ATGATCGAGATCCTGAACCCCACCGACCTGCCCCGCGCCCGGGAGACCGGTGCGCTGGTGGCGCGCATCCTGCAGACGATGAAGAGCCGGAGCACGGTCGGCACCAACCTGCTGGACATCGACCGGTGGACCCAGGAAATGATCGTCGAGGCCGGCGCGCAGTCCTGCTACGTCGACTACGAACCGTCGTTCGGACGCGGGCCGTTCGGCCACTACATCTGCACGTCGGTCAACGACGCCGTGCTCCACGGCAAGCCGTTCGACTACGCGCTCGCCGACGGCGACCTGCTGTCTCTGGACCTGGCCGTTTCTCTCGACGGGGTGGTGGCCGACTCGGCGATCAGCTTCGTCGTGGGCTCGTCCGGAACCCCGGCGGACCAGGCGATGATCAGCGCCACCGAGCGGGCGCTGAAGGCCGGCATCGCAGCCGCGCGCCCGGGCGCCCGGATCGGCGATCTGTCGTACGCGATCGGTACCGTCCTGAGCGAGGCCGGCTACCAGATCAACACCGAGTTCGGCGGGCACGGCGTCGGGTCGACGATGCACCAGGACCCGCACGTCTCGAACACCGGCCGGCCCGGCCGCGGCTACAAGCTGCGTCCCGGTCTCCTGCTGGCGCTGGAGCCGTGGATCATGGCCGACACCGCCGAGCTGGTCACCGACAAGGACGGCTGGACGCTGCGCAGCGTCACCGGCGCCCGGACGGCCCACAGCGAGCACACGATCTTCATCACCGAAGATGGGGCGGAAATCATGACGCTGCCGAAGTAG
- a CDS encoding alpha/beta fold hydrolase, giving the protein MHTERWGTGPRRALLIHGVTSSAATMWELGEGLAASGWSAVAVDLPGHGESGPASSYRFADVAASVASEVGAGWDLVLAHSLGGAVAVQLLEPSFATRALFVDPALVVSDDVADGLAPELEQDQIAQTEASVAAANPHWHPRTVAERVRSTQATSVEAVRGYASDNRPWDVREQARAVTVPVHVLVPTDGPVVSSALVDELSGKFWTFETVADTGHSVHRDRPELVVERAVQ; this is encoded by the coding sequence GTGCATACCGAACGGTGGGGGACCGGGCCCCGGCGCGCGCTGCTGATCCATGGAGTCACGTCTTCGGCGGCGACGATGTGGGAGCTGGGCGAAGGTCTCGCGGCTTCGGGCTGGTCGGCCGTGGCGGTCGATCTGCCCGGGCACGGTGAGAGCGGGCCGGCCTCGTCGTACCGATTCGCGGACGTTGCCGCTTCGGTCGCCTCCGAGGTGGGCGCGGGGTGGGACCTCGTTCTGGCCCACTCACTCGGCGGGGCGGTCGCGGTTCAGCTGCTGGAGCCGTCGTTCGCGACCCGGGCGTTGTTCGTCGACCCGGCGTTGGTGGTTTCCGACGACGTCGCCGACGGGCTGGCTCCCGAGTTGGAGCAGGACCAGATCGCGCAGACCGAGGCGTCGGTCGCGGCGGCGAACCCGCACTGGCATCCGCGGACCGTCGCCGAGCGGGTTCGGTCGACGCAGGCCACGTCGGTCGAGGCGGTGCGGGGGTACGCGTCGGACAACCGCCCGTGGGACGTCCGGGAACAGGCCCGGGCGGTGACCGTGCCGGTGCACGTCCTGGTGCCGACGGACGGGCCGGTCGTGAGTTCGGCGCTGGTGGACGAGTTGTCCGGGAAGTTCTGGACGTTCGAGACCGTCGCGGACACCGGTCATTCGGTGCACCGGGATCGGCCGGAGCTCGTGGTGGAGCGGGCGGTTCAGTAG
- a CDS encoding Type 1 glutamine amidotransferase-like domain-containing protein: protein MKLLLTSGGVTNSSIRSALVELLGKPIEECHALCIPTAQWGHPMCNPGSVRRFINGGLPGLGWASVGVLELTALPSIGSDRWVDWVRQADVLLVDGGDATYLAHWMRESGLFDLLPSLPEMVWVGVSAGSMVMTPRIGAYFVEWPSAPDDRALGIVDFSIFPHLNLFPTNTPADAERWAADIEGPAYAIDEQTAIQVVDGRVEVVSEGEWTRF from the coding sequence ATGAAATTGCTGCTGACGTCGGGCGGGGTCACGAACTCGAGCATTCGATCGGCGCTGGTGGAGCTGCTCGGGAAGCCGATCGAGGAGTGTCACGCGCTGTGCATTCCGACGGCGCAGTGGGGCCATCCGATGTGTAATCCGGGGTCGGTGCGGCGCTTCATCAACGGGGGCTTGCCTGGATTGGGGTGGGCGTCGGTCGGGGTGCTCGAGCTGACCGCGCTGCCTTCGATCGGATCGGATCGGTGGGTCGACTGGGTTCGGCAGGCCGACGTCCTGCTGGTCGACGGCGGGGATGCGACGTATCTGGCGCATTGGATGCGTGAGTCGGGGCTTTTCGACCTGTTGCCGTCGCTGCCCGAGATGGTCTGGGTGGGGGTGAGCGCGGGAAGCATGGTGATGACGCCGCGGATCGGGGCGTATTTCGTGGAGTGGCCGTCGGCGCCGGATGATCGCGCGCTGGGGATCGTCGACTTCTCGATCTTCCCGCACCTGAACTTGTTTCCGACGAACACCCCGGCGGATGCGGAGCGGTGGGCGGCTGACATCGAGGGTCCGGCGTATGCGATCGACGAGCAGACCGCTATTCAGGTCGTCGACGGCCGGGTCGAGGTGGTCTCCGAAGGGGAGTGGACGAGGTTCTGA
- a CDS encoding FAD-dependent oxidoreductase, with the protein MVTIIGAGLGGLTLARILHIHGIPSTIYEADESAAARTQGGQLDIHDYNGQVALQAAGLIDEFRSIVHAGAEATRVLDQHGTVLVDLPDDGAAAKPEVLRGDLRRILLESLPAGTVQWGTKISRAEASELAASTDLLVGADGAWSRVRPLVSDAEPSYTGTTSIETYLYDADERTAAVVGAGAMYALAPGQGIIAHREAGGVLHTYVQVNRPESWDPAVLPAEFDGWAPELTALITDSDTAPVVRPLYTLPDGHRWERVPGVTLLGDAAHLMLPSGEGANLAMLDGAELALALVAHPGDLEAALAVYEKAMFSRAADAYTDAHGTQEMLLGPRAPYSLSDLFTA; encoded by the coding sequence ATGGTCACGATCATCGGCGCGGGCTTGGGCGGACTCACGCTCGCGCGCATCCTCCACATCCACGGCATTCCCTCCACGATCTATGAAGCCGACGAATCGGCCGCCGCACGCACTCAGGGCGGCCAGCTCGACATCCACGACTACAACGGGCAGGTCGCGCTCCAGGCGGCCGGCCTGATCGACGAGTTCCGGAGCATCGTCCACGCGGGCGCCGAGGCCACGCGCGTGCTCGACCAGCACGGCACCGTCCTCGTCGACCTCCCCGACGATGGCGCCGCCGCGAAGCCCGAGGTCCTGCGCGGCGACTTACGTCGGATCCTGCTCGAGTCGTTACCGGCCGGGACGGTCCAGTGGGGCACGAAGATCAGCCGCGCGGAGGCATCGGAATTGGCCGCGAGCACGGACCTACTGGTGGGCGCCGACGGCGCCTGGTCGAGGGTTCGGCCGCTGGTGTCGGACGCGGAGCCGTCCTACACGGGCACGACGTCGATCGAGACCTACCTGTACGACGCCGACGAGCGGACCGCCGCCGTGGTCGGCGCAGGCGCGATGTACGCGCTGGCGCCGGGGCAGGGGATCATCGCGCACCGGGAAGCCGGCGGGGTCCTGCACACCTACGTCCAGGTGAACCGGCCCGAAAGCTGGGATCCCGCCGTTCTCCCGGCCGAGTTCGACGGGTGGGCGCCTGAGTTGACCGCGCTGATCACCGACTCCGACACCGCGCCGGTGGTGCGGCCGCTGTACACGCTGCCGGACGGCCACCGATGGGAGCGCGTGCCCGGCGTGACGCTGCTCGGGGACGCGGCGCACCTGATGCTGCCGTCGGGCGAAGGCGCGAACCTGGCGATGCTCGACGGGGCCGAGTTGGCGCTGGCGCTGGTCGCGCATCCGGGGGACCTCGAGGCGGCGCTGGCCGTCTACGAGAAGGCGATGTTCTCCCGCGCGGCCGACGCCTACACCGATGCGCATGGGACGCAGGAGATGCTCCTCGGCCCGCGCGCTCCGTACTCCCTCTCCGACCTGTTCACCGCGTAG
- a CDS encoding TetR/AcrR family transcriptional regulator yields the protein MGLRERKKREARQHISDVATGLFAVRGFDAVTIVEIAEAAGVAKATVTNYFARKEDLVLDRQVETEGLLVDAIGARAAGQSAAEAVRGLLHRLLDEGHGLVAGAPRMFGQLVADSPALLARAREQREQLELSVARLLLDEGDDPVAADLMARVLLAAVTTVVVVPARRLLAGEDPAAVAAGQKAVIDRVFDLLGGQHSQ from the coding sequence GTGGGGCTCCGGGAACGCAAGAAGCGCGAGGCACGACAGCACATCTCCGACGTCGCCACCGGCCTGTTCGCCGTCCGCGGGTTCGACGCGGTGACGATCGTCGAGATCGCCGAGGCGGCCGGCGTCGCCAAGGCGACGGTCACCAACTACTTCGCGCGCAAGGAAGACCTGGTCCTCGACCGTCAGGTCGAGACCGAAGGACTTCTTGTGGACGCGATCGGCGCGCGAGCCGCGGGTCAGTCGGCGGCGGAGGCGGTCCGGGGGTTGCTGCACCGACTCTTGGACGAGGGGCACGGGCTGGTGGCCGGGGCGCCGAGGATGTTCGGGCAGCTGGTGGCGGACAGCCCAGCGTTGCTGGCCCGGGCCCGGGAGCAGCGGGAGCAGTTGGAGTTGTCGGTCGCGCGGCTCCTGTTGGACGAGGGCGACGACCCGGTGGCCGCGGATCTGATGGCCCGGGTGCTGCTGGCCGCCGTCACGACGGTCGTCGTGGTGCCGGCCCGGCGGTTGCTGGCCGGGGAGGATCCGGCGGCGGTCGCCGCGGGCCAGAAGGCCGTGATCGACCGAGTCTTCGACCTGCTAGGCGGCCAGCACTCCCAATAG